A single region of the Brachypodium distachyon strain Bd21 chromosome 3, Brachypodium_distachyon_v3.0, whole genome shotgun sequence genome encodes:
- the LOC100822438 gene encoding probable E3 ubiquitin-protein ligase XBOS32 isoform X1, giving the protein MGFLSLVGNSFGCSASGERLVSAARDGDLQEARALLEYNPRLARYSTFGGRNSPLHYAAAQGHHEIVSLLLESGVEINLRNYGGQTALMQACQYGHWEVVQTLMLFNANTHRTDYLNGGTALHFAALHGHAQCLRLVLADYVPSIPNFLNLMNDRSSEEVTDAVFDDEYVSDLVKMVNWKADGGLTPLHMAALNGHVECVQLLLDLGACVSEVTIEDGTTMDLIGSGSTPLHYAACGGNAVCCQLLIARGANLAAQNASGLTPLMVAHSWHRNSLEEILSNEPEGRLHTLPSPYLCLPLMSIMSIARECGWRYRNQSPVCIDPCAVCLEGRCSVAAEGCKHEFCTRCALYLCSTSYTSVNPAGAIPCPLCRHPIIAFAALPGTSPIRELPRNSLSLSLCTTCPAVNSDSSAASVPSHLYRTEFHCARMPPMGSSSFRSLSCQRLNPSFCMGTMDTNPCLIRCSRFGSILSRSASHGETNRRPWPLTFSPIVATTS; this is encoded by the exons ATGGGGTTCCTCAGCCTTGTGGGCAACTCGTTTGGATGCTCGGCTTCCGGTGAGCGCCTCGTCTCAGCTGCCCGGGAtggcgacctgcaggaggcTCGTGCGCTCCTCGAGTACAACCCTCGTCTAGCAAGGTACTCCACATTCGGCGGCCGCAACTCGCCGCTGCACTATGCCGCGGCACAGGGTCACCATGAG ATTGTTTCTCTGTTGCTTGAGTCCGGTGTCGAGATCAATCTCAGGAATTATGGGGGGCAG ACTGCTTTGATGCAAGCCTGCCAATATGGCCACTGGGAGGTTGTTCAAACACTGATGCTGTTCAATGCGAAC ACCCACAGGACAGATTATCTGAATGGCGGAACTGCTCTCCATTTTGCTGCACTGCATGGTCATGCCCAATGCCTTCGTCTTGTGCTTGCAGATTATGTACCAAGCATACCAAACTTCTTAAACCTGATGAATGATAGATCATCCGAAGAAGTTACAGATGCTGTTTTTGATGATGAGTATGTCAG TGATTTGGTCAAGATGGTAAACTGGAAGGCAGATGGAGGCCTAACTCCACTTCATATGGCAGCGTTAAATGGCCATGTGGAGTGTGTACAATTGTTACTGGACCTTGGAGCATGTGTTTCTGAGGTCACAATTGAAGATGGAACAACTATGGACTTGATAG GATCAGGTAGCACCCCACTTCATTATGCTGCTTGTGGTGGAAATGCTGTCTGCTGTCAA CTTCTTATTGCTAGAGGAGCCAACCTTGCTGCGCAAAATGCTAGCGG CTTGACCCCATTAATGGTAGCTCATTCATGGCATAGAAACTCTCTCGAGGAAATTCTAAGCAATGAACCAGAGGGTCGACTACACACTCTTCCTTCTCCCTATCTGTGCCTCCCACTTATGAGTATCATGAGCATTGCCAG GGAGTGTGGCTGGAGGTATCGGAACCAGTCACCTGTCTGTATTGACCCATGTGCTGTCTGCTTAGAAGGGAGGTGCTCTGTTGCTGCAGAAG GATGCAAACATGAATTCTGCACAAGATGTGCTCTATACCTTTGCTCAACCAGCTACACATCAGTGAACCCCGCAGGCGCCATACCGTGCCCTCTCTGCAGACATCCTATCATCGCTTTCGCCGCGCTTCCCGGCACAAGCCCAATAAGAGAGCTTCCAAGAAACAGCCTCTCGTTATCATTGTGCACGACATGCCCCGCAGTGAACTCCGATTCTTCTGCGGCCTCAGTACCCAGCCATCTGTATCGGACGGAGTTCCATTGTGCACGTATGCCACCTATGGGCTCATCATCCTTCCGCTCCCTGAGCTGCCAGAGACTGAATCCATCATTCTGTATGGGTACCATGGATACAAATCCCTGCCTCATAAGATGCTCAAGGTTCGGATCCATCCTGAGCCGATCAGCGTCCCATGGGGAGACCAACAGGAGGCCATGGCCTCTGACATTTAGCCCCATTGTTGCTACTACTAGCTAA
- the LOC100822438 gene encoding probable E3 ubiquitin-protein ligase XBOS32 isoform X2 translates to MGFLSLVGNSFGCSASGERLVSAARDGDLQEARALLEYNPRLARYSTFGGRNSPLHYAAAQGHHEIVSLLLESGVEINLRNYGGQTALMQACQYGHWEVVQTLMLFNANTHRTDYLNGGTALHFAALHGHAQCLRLVLADYVPSIPNFLNLMNDRSSEEVTDAVFDDDSDLVKMVNWKADGGLTPLHMAALNGHVECVQLLLDLGACVSEVTIEDGTTMDLIGSGSTPLHYAACGGNAVCCQLLIARGANLAAQNASGLTPLMVAHSWHRNSLEEILSNEPEGRLHTLPSPYLCLPLMSIMSIARECGWRYRNQSPVCIDPCAVCLEGRCSVAAEGCKHEFCTRCALYLCSTSYTSVNPAGAIPCPLCRHPIIAFAALPGTSPIRELPRNSLSLSLCTTCPAVNSDSSAASVPSHLYRTEFHCARMPPMGSSSFRSLSCQRLNPSFCMGTMDTNPCLIRCSRFGSILSRSASHGETNRRPWPLTFSPIVATTS, encoded by the exons ATGGGGTTCCTCAGCCTTGTGGGCAACTCGTTTGGATGCTCGGCTTCCGGTGAGCGCCTCGTCTCAGCTGCCCGGGAtggcgacctgcaggaggcTCGTGCGCTCCTCGAGTACAACCCTCGTCTAGCAAGGTACTCCACATTCGGCGGCCGCAACTCGCCGCTGCACTATGCCGCGGCACAGGGTCACCATGAG ATTGTTTCTCTGTTGCTTGAGTCCGGTGTCGAGATCAATCTCAGGAATTATGGGGGGCAG ACTGCTTTGATGCAAGCCTGCCAATATGGCCACTGGGAGGTTGTTCAAACACTGATGCTGTTCAATGCGAAC ACCCACAGGACAGATTATCTGAATGGCGGAACTGCTCTCCATTTTGCTGCACTGCATGGTCATGCCCAATGCCTTCGTCTTGTGCTTGCAGATTATGTACCAAGCATACCAAACTTCTTAAACCTGATGAATGATAGATCATCCGAAGAAGTTACAGATGCTGTTTTTGATGATGA CAGTGATTTGGTCAAGATGGTAAACTGGAAGGCAGATGGAGGCCTAACTCCACTTCATATGGCAGCGTTAAATGGCCATGTGGAGTGTGTACAATTGTTACTGGACCTTGGAGCATGTGTTTCTGAGGTCACAATTGAAGATGGAACAACTATGGACTTGATAG GATCAGGTAGCACCCCACTTCATTATGCTGCTTGTGGTGGAAATGCTGTCTGCTGTCAA CTTCTTATTGCTAGAGGAGCCAACCTTGCTGCGCAAAATGCTAGCGG CTTGACCCCATTAATGGTAGCTCATTCATGGCATAGAAACTCTCTCGAGGAAATTCTAAGCAATGAACCAGAGGGTCGACTACACACTCTTCCTTCTCCCTATCTGTGCCTCCCACTTATGAGTATCATGAGCATTGCCAG GGAGTGTGGCTGGAGGTATCGGAACCAGTCACCTGTCTGTATTGACCCATGTGCTGTCTGCTTAGAAGGGAGGTGCTCTGTTGCTGCAGAAG GATGCAAACATGAATTCTGCACAAGATGTGCTCTATACCTTTGCTCAACCAGCTACACATCAGTGAACCCCGCAGGCGCCATACCGTGCCCTCTCTGCAGACATCCTATCATCGCTTTCGCCGCGCTTCCCGGCACAAGCCCAATAAGAGAGCTTCCAAGAAACAGCCTCTCGTTATCATTGTGCACGACATGCCCCGCAGTGAACTCCGATTCTTCTGCGGCCTCAGTACCCAGCCATCTGTATCGGACGGAGTTCCATTGTGCACGTATGCCACCTATGGGCTCATCATCCTTCCGCTCCCTGAGCTGCCAGAGACTGAATCCATCATTCTGTATGGGTACCATGGATACAAATCCCTGCCTCATAAGATGCTCAAGGTTCGGATCCATCCTGAGCCGATCAGCGTCCCATGGGGAGACCAACAGGAGGCCATGGCCTCTGACATTTAGCCCCATTGTTGCTACTACTAGCTAA
- the LOC100822438 gene encoding probable E3 ubiquitin-protein ligase XBOS32 isoform X3, which yields MGFLSLVGNSFGCSASGERLVSAARDGDLQEARALLEYNPRLARYSTFGGRNSPLHYAAAQGHHEIVSLLLESGVEINLRNYGGQTALMQACQYGHWEVVQTLMLFNANTHRTDYLNGGTALHFAALHGHAQCLRLVLADYVPSIPNFLNLMNDRSSEEVTDAVFDDDDLVKMVNWKADGGLTPLHMAALNGHVECVQLLLDLGACVSEVTIEDGTTMDLIGSGSTPLHYAACGGNAVCCQLLIARGANLAAQNASGLTPLMVAHSWHRNSLEEILSNEPEGRLHTLPSPYLCLPLMSIMSIARECGWRYRNQSPVCIDPCAVCLEGRCSVAAEGCKHEFCTRCALYLCSTSYTSVNPAGAIPCPLCRHPIIAFAALPGTSPIRELPRNSLSLSLCTTCPAVNSDSSAASVPSHLYRTEFHCARMPPMGSSSFRSLSCQRLNPSFCMGTMDTNPCLIRCSRFGSILSRSASHGETNRRPWPLTFSPIVATTS from the exons ATGGGGTTCCTCAGCCTTGTGGGCAACTCGTTTGGATGCTCGGCTTCCGGTGAGCGCCTCGTCTCAGCTGCCCGGGAtggcgacctgcaggaggcTCGTGCGCTCCTCGAGTACAACCCTCGTCTAGCAAGGTACTCCACATTCGGCGGCCGCAACTCGCCGCTGCACTATGCCGCGGCACAGGGTCACCATGAG ATTGTTTCTCTGTTGCTTGAGTCCGGTGTCGAGATCAATCTCAGGAATTATGGGGGGCAG ACTGCTTTGATGCAAGCCTGCCAATATGGCCACTGGGAGGTTGTTCAAACACTGATGCTGTTCAATGCGAAC ACCCACAGGACAGATTATCTGAATGGCGGAACTGCTCTCCATTTTGCTGCACTGCATGGTCATGCCCAATGCCTTCGTCTTGTGCTTGCAGATTATGTACCAAGCATACCAAACTTCTTAAACCTGATGAATGATAGATCATCCGAAGAAGTTACAGATGCTGTTTTTGATGATGA TGATTTGGTCAAGATGGTAAACTGGAAGGCAGATGGAGGCCTAACTCCACTTCATATGGCAGCGTTAAATGGCCATGTGGAGTGTGTACAATTGTTACTGGACCTTGGAGCATGTGTTTCTGAGGTCACAATTGAAGATGGAACAACTATGGACTTGATAG GATCAGGTAGCACCCCACTTCATTATGCTGCTTGTGGTGGAAATGCTGTCTGCTGTCAA CTTCTTATTGCTAGAGGAGCCAACCTTGCTGCGCAAAATGCTAGCGG CTTGACCCCATTAATGGTAGCTCATTCATGGCATAGAAACTCTCTCGAGGAAATTCTAAGCAATGAACCAGAGGGTCGACTACACACTCTTCCTTCTCCCTATCTGTGCCTCCCACTTATGAGTATCATGAGCATTGCCAG GGAGTGTGGCTGGAGGTATCGGAACCAGTCACCTGTCTGTATTGACCCATGTGCTGTCTGCTTAGAAGGGAGGTGCTCTGTTGCTGCAGAAG GATGCAAACATGAATTCTGCACAAGATGTGCTCTATACCTTTGCTCAACCAGCTACACATCAGTGAACCCCGCAGGCGCCATACCGTGCCCTCTCTGCAGACATCCTATCATCGCTTTCGCCGCGCTTCCCGGCACAAGCCCAATAAGAGAGCTTCCAAGAAACAGCCTCTCGTTATCATTGTGCACGACATGCCCCGCAGTGAACTCCGATTCTTCTGCGGCCTCAGTACCCAGCCATCTGTATCGGACGGAGTTCCATTGTGCACGTATGCCACCTATGGGCTCATCATCCTTCCGCTCCCTGAGCTGCCAGAGACTGAATCCATCATTCTGTATGGGTACCATGGATACAAATCCCTGCCTCATAAGATGCTCAAGGTTCGGATCCATCCTGAGCCGATCAGCGTCCCATGGGGAGACCAACAGGAGGCCATGGCCTCTGACATTTAGCCCCATTGTTGCTACTACTAGCTAA
- the LOC100823489 gene encoding transcription factor IBH1-like 1: MQGSMEFKQALLEKLLLGLRERGVASGEMGFHERKSGIKRAADTALASARGAAPRWSRALQRAAAAASTTTTADRLAQTTTRGAGRRCSTTSSLALSSKKMTIFKRRRPRKAGGAAKACSLARAMARKRAGVLRGIVPGGKGMDDERTLLRETLDYAVCLRAQVDVMQLLVRALQAHKP; encoded by the coding sequence ATGCAAGGCTCCATGGAGTTCAAGCAGGCGTTGCtggagaagctgctgctggGGCTCCGGGAGCGCGGCGTGGCGTCGGGCGAGATGGGATTCCACGAGCGGAAGAGCGGCATCAAGCGTGCCGCCGACACCGCCCTCGCCTCCGCCAggggcgccgcgccgcgctggAGCCGGGCCCTGCAGcgtgctgccgcggcagcgtcaacgacgacgacggcagaTCGGCTCGCGCAGACGACCACTCGGGGCGCCGGCCGCAGGTGTTCCACGACGTCGTCGCTCGCATTGTCGAGCAAGAAGATGACTATCTTCAAGAGGCGGAGGCCGAggaaggccggcggcgcggcgaagGCGTGCAGCCTGGCGAGGGCCATGGCGAGGAAGAGGGCTGGAGTGTTGAGGGGGATCGTGCCAGGAGGTAAGGGGATGGACGATGAGCGCACGTTGCTGCGGGAAACGCTAGACTATGCCGTGTGTCTCAGAGCTCAGGTCGATGTAATGCAGCTTCTCGTCAGGGCTCTTCAAGCTCACAAACCCTAG
- the LOC100822749 gene encoding UDP-glucuronate 4-epimerase 1: MRALEDDLFPSTPGKVKIERAGGGAMAMNRQLHRCFASTSTMFLWALFLVAMTASYLSFQSFVDTSSKYFAASWGGLHWERQIRASAAVRRPPGSAAGAGMSVLVTGAAGFVGTHCSLALRKRGDGVVGIDNFNSYYDPSLKKARKALLTSHGVFVVEGDINDGRLLAKLFDVVPFTHVLHLAAQAGVRYAMENPASYVHSNVAGLVTLLEACKNADPQPAIVWASSSSVYGLNDKVPFSEADRTDQPASLYAATKKAGEEITHSYNHIYGLSITGLRFFTVYGPWGRPDMAYFSFTRNILQGKPITVYRGKNHVDLARDFTYIDDIVKGCLGSLDTAGRSTGTGGKKRGPAPYRIFNLGNTSPVTVPTLVSILEKHLRVKAKKHVIEMPGNGDVPFTHANISLARQQLGYKPTTNLDAGLKKFVKWYLSYYGYTRGSKNL; encoded by the coding sequence ATGCGGGCGCTGGAGGACGACCTCTTTCCGTCCACTCCAGGGAAGGTGAAGATCGAGAGGGCAGGCGGGGGCGCCATGGCCATGAACCGCCAGCTCCACCGCTgcttcgcctccaccagcaCGATGTTCCTCTGGGCGCTCTTCCTCGTCGCCATGACCGCGTCCTACCTCAGCTTCCAGTCCTTCGTCGACACCTCCTCCAAGTACTTCGCCGCCTCCTGGGGCGGCCTCCACTGGGAGCGCCAGATCCGCGCGTCCGCCGCCGTCAGGCGCCCGCCTGGCTCCGCCGCAGGGGCGGGGATGTCGGTGCTCGTGACCGGCGCGGCGGGGTTCGTCGGCACGCACTGCTCGCTCGCGCTCCGgaagcgcggggacggcgTCGTCGGCATCGACAACTTCAACTCCTACTACGACCCTTCCCTCAAGAAGGCCCGCAAGGCGCTGCTCACCTCGCACGGCGTGTTCGTCGTCGAGGGCGACATCAACGACGGCCGCCTCCTTGCCAAGCTCTTCGACGTCGTGCCCTTCACCCACGTGCTCCACCTCGCCGCGCAGGCCGGGGTGCGCTACGCCATGGAGAACCCGGCGTCCTACGTGCACTCCAACGTCGCCGGCCTCGTCACCCTCCTCGAGGCCTGCAAGAACGCCGACCCGCAGCCGGCTATCGTCTGggcatcgtcttcctccgtcTACGGCCTCAACGACAAGGTCCCTTTCTCGGAGGCCGACCGCACCGACCAGCCGGCGTCGCTGTACGCCGCCACCAagaaggccggcgaggagatCACCCACTCGTACAACCACATCTACGGGCTCTCCATCACCGGCCTCCGCTTCTTCACCGTGTACGGTCCCTGGGGCCGGCCGGACATGGCCTACTTCTCCTTCACGCGCAACATCCTGCAGGGGAAGCCCATCACGGTGTACCGCGGCAAGAACCACGTCGACCTGGCCCGCGACTTCACATACATCGACGACATCGTCAAGGGCTGCCTGGGCTCCCTCGACACGGCCGGCAGgagcaccggcaccggcggcaaGAAGCGCGGGCCGGCGCCCTACAGGATCTTCAACCTCGGCAACACATCCCCTGTCACGGTGCCCACCCTGGTGTCCATCCTCGAGAAGCACCTCCGCGTGAAGGCCAAGAAGCACGTGATCGAGATGCCCGGCAATGGCGACGTGCCATTCACCCACGCCAACATCTCCCTCGCCAGGCAGCAGCTCGGCTACAAGCCAACGACCAACCTCGACGCCGGCCTCAAGAAGTTCGTCAAATGGTACCTCTCCTACTACGGCTACACCAGGGGATCCAAGAACTTGTGA